The genomic stretch CCACTTGAGACGCTAAGACAGGTGGCAGACACCAAAGAAGCCGCTCAACATGCCTCAAAAGAGGCTGTTAAACAGGCAGGAAGTCGGCGGTTCGAGTCCGTCTGCGCCCACCCGTACTCTCACGTCCGATACTCGCAAAAATAATATTGGCTCGAGCTGAAGAAGACTGTGGCTAAGCTTAAATCAATCGAAACTCTTTGGATCGCTAAGCTCTAATCTTCGAGTTTGAATAACCGCATTGAGACCAATCGAGGAAAGAATAATATCCAAGTAATAGCCGCTGATACTTATACGCTTTCTGATAGCAACGATCACAAAAGCTGAAATTGGTTTAACTCGAGAAAGCTGTGGGCACGCAAACTTCTTAACATTGTGGTTGACCGCAAGTTGTGGACACGTCCCGCTTATGCTGCTTGTGGTTGTTGGTGTGTTTGTTCTTGTTTTTCCAGGTTGGTTTCGTATTCGACTGGGCGGAGGTAGCCGATTGATGAGTGTCGACGTGTGCGATTGTAGGTGACTTCGATCCAGCGGGCGACGCCTTGTCTGGCATCGGCTCGTGTCGGCCATGTGAAACGGTTGTAGAACTCGTTTTTCAGCGTTGACCAGAAGGATTCTGCCATCGCGTTGTCGTAGCACACGCCAGTGCGGCCCATCGATTGATCGATGCTAAGTCGCTTAGTGGCTTTGTGTAACTGCTCGGAGGTGTATTGAGTGCCGCGATCAGCATGGAAGACGACGCGGCCGGGGAAATCGCCGCGTAAAGTTTTGGCCATCACCAATGCGCGTTCAACCAGGTCGGCATCTTGGTGGCTGTCCATGGCCCATCCCAAGACGCGACGTGAACAGCCATCACGAACGACACACAGGTAGAGCCAGCCCTCGCCAGTACGTAAATAGGTGATGTCCGAGATCCACACTGTGTTGAGTTTTCCGGTATCCCACACCCGTTTGACACGGTCAAAAATCGCATGAGTCGGGATCCCAGGAATTGTCGTCACTGGGGTGAATCCGCGTGGTGAAATGCCTTCAAGGCCTTGTCGGCGCATGGATGCCGCCACTGTTTTCACATTCACCTGCGTGCCTTCAGCGTGAAAATCAGCCGTGATCCTGGGTGCCCCGTAAACACCATCGGAATCGGCATGAAACTCGCGGACTTTCTGGTCAAGTATGGCCTGTTTCTGCGCTCGTGGAGACGGCCCCGTTTTCCGTCGCTTGACCCAGGCGTAATAGCCTGACCGTGACACCTCTAACAGCCGAGCCATGCGTGTGATCTCGAAGTTTGCCTTCTCCTGTTCCATTAGCTCAAACCGTTCGCAGGTGGTTGCTTCGACGCGAAGAAGGCTGCTGCTTTTCCCAAAAACGCGTTGTCCTTTTTCAGCTCTTGAACCTCACGCCGTAACCGTTTGAGCTCAACCCGCTCATCCACAGACAACTCGCCAGTCGGCTCGTTTCCCTGTTCCTGCCGGTACTTGCGCACCCATTTACCCAAGAGCTGTTCACCCAAACCGAGCTCTCGTGCGACATGCGCGATCGGTCTTCCAGTGTCGACGACCAAACGAGCGGCCTCTTCACGATATTCCGGCGTGAAACTACGCCGGGTCTTTCCTACTCCTGCCATAACGGCACCCTTTCACGCGGGAACCAATCCCGCTAACTCAGGTGTCCACAAATGCAGGGTAACCTCAACATCATGATGTTGGGAGCACGGCGTAAAAAGCTACAGTTAATTCCACTAAACGCCTAACCGAGAGACTAAAGAATGGAAAGAGCGTAGCTTGGAAGGAGTGAGCCAGATGATTTGCTGGGACATTGCTTATGATGCAAACGCAGCCTATGCTCGCCTAAACCATGGTGATGTTAGTAGCACAAAAGAATTAGCCCCCGGCGTGCTGGTTGACATTGACTCGAATGGGGAACCTGTTGGCTTGGAGCTGTTGGATTTAAGAATTAACTTGTCTTTTGAATTGCTCGTAAACCAGTGCGGCCTTTCGGAAGAACTTGCATTAGCACTATGCAATCCAGGTCAACCAACTTTGTTTATTCAGTCTGTGTCAGTTGGTCGTCAAGGAGCAATTCTTAGAGAACCTGCATTGGCTTAAGCTATTAGGTACTAAAATTGGGTGGCCACCGATGAAAATCGGCAGCCACCCAATTTATTTAGGTCTGGACGTTTTACTCAGCGCTTGCCGACAGCGGCTTGCCAGCTGAGTTGCTAGTTACCTTAATCTTGCGCGGTTTAGCTTCCTCAGCAACCGGGATAGTGATGGTCAAAACACCGTCGGTATAGTCGGCAGCTATATTGGCCAGGTCAAGGCCGATACCTAAAGTCAACTGACGGGCATAGGAACCATAACTGCGCTCTCGGCTAAGCCACTGGTGGTTCTCCTTGTCAGTTTCTACAACCTGTTCAGCACGTTCGGCACGCACTGTCAATGTGCGGTCATCAACATCAATGTCGATGGTTTCGGAGTTAACGCCAGGCAAATCCATTTTGACAATGAACTGATCGCCGTCACGAATCAAGTCCATTGGCATAGTGCGATCTGAGCTCGCCGGACGAGACATCAGATTGAACATGCGATCCATCTCGCGGAACGGGTTATACGAAGTAGTCATTTTTTCCTCCTGAAATCCAGCGCGGTAGCGCTCTTACAAGAGGTACAACCAAGGTCACCCACAAATTATTCCTAAGTTGAGTCAACTAGACTCAAGTTTTTATTTTGAAGTCACCGTTTTGATTTAGGACGAACAACCTTTCGCCCCTGCCAGTCAGGCGATACATCAATAGTCGTTGTCAAAGACAATCCGGCAGTATTTGCACCCTCTTGCAGATCTGCCTGATCAACATAGCCTTGCCGACCAAACTTTGGGGTCATCAACCAGATGTAACCCTCATCCGTCAAATCACGCAATGCATCTACCAAACTGTCTACAACATCTACATCGTCGCGCATCCAAAGCAGCACGATGTCAACAGCTTCAAACGCATCTTCAATCAGGTCCGCATCAATAGCGTCCATGATTTCGTCACGCAGGTCCTCGTCAACATCTTCATCCCAACCAAGTTCCTGCACAATCAATCCCGGTTTTAGACTCATCTGCTCTGCAACCGAGTGTTGTCCTTTTCGGACGGTTGACACCTTTCCTCCACTCCTAGGAATCATCTTTGGCAAACAGTTTGCCAGATAGTGTCCCCAACGCACAGCCCAAACTGCCTTAATAACTCGACTTGTTACACAAACAAGTAACAGGCGAGCTCCAAAAGTCATTGGAACCCGCCCGTTAACAGCTAGTTTTTGTTATTTCTCTTCATTTAGACCAGTATCCGTAGCATTCACGTCATCGAGGTGATAACGCTGGGCTGCATCAATAGCCCATTGACGAGGTAGCTCACCGCGATCAGCCAGAGCATCCAAAGTGCGAACAGTGATCGAGGCACCGTCGATATGCAAATGCCTACGCGCAGCCAGGCGAGTATCAGAGAAGCCGAAACCATCAGCACCCAAAGTGTAGTAATCCATCGGCACCCACTCACGAACCATGTCTTGAACGGCACGCATGTAATCGCTGACCGCGATTGCTGGCCCAGGACGACCCTGCAATTTGCGCGTCAAGAACGCAACTTGAGCTTCATCGTTGGGCTTTAACCATTTGTGCTCGTCGCACCTAACCCCGTCACGACGCAGTTCAGACCAGCTAGTTACCGACCACACATCCGCAACGACGCCCCAATCTCGCTTAAGCAATTTCTGAGCTTCCAAAGCCCACGGAACGCCTACTCCAGAGGCCAAAATCTGGGCGCGCCTAGCATCTGGATTCACACCCTCCATTGAACCTTCAGAAACCAGATAGATACCTTTTAGAATGCCTTCAACATCCACATTTTCTGGCTGAGCAGGCTGAACCATCGGCTCGTTATACATGGTGATGTAGTAGGAGATATTTTCCGGATTATCACCGTACATCCGACGCAAACCATCTTGGACAATGTAGCTAGTCTCATAACCATAGGCAGGGTCGTAAGAGATGATGCCTTCATTAGTTAGCGTCAACATGTGCGAATGGCCGTCCATATGCTGCGTACCTTCGCCAGTCAGCGTGGTCTTTCCGGCTGTGGCACCAAGATAGAAACCTCTAGCCAGTTGGTCTGCTGCTGCCCACATCAAATCGCCAGTGCGTTGGTAGCCGAACATCGAGTAGAAGATATACATCGGAACCATTGGCTGATTGTGGGTGGCGTAACTAGTGCCTGCCGCAATATATGCGGCCACCGAGCCAGCCTCGTTAAGGCCAGTGTGCATAATCTGGCCATTAGTTGATTCGCGGTAGCTCAACATCAGATCATGGTCAACTGGCGTGTACTGCTGGCCGTTGGGGTTATAGATCTTGATAGTTGGGAAGAAAGAGTCCATGCCGAAAGTTCGTGCCTCGTCAGGAATGATCGGCACTACGTAGGGTGCGAAATTCTTATCCCTCAGTAGATCTTTCAGCAACCGGACAAATGCCATTGTGGTGGCTACTTTCTGGTTACCGGAACCCTTACGCGACTTCGCATAAGACTTGTCATCAGGCAGATGCAACTTATTTCTATCACCACGACGCTCCGGCAAGAAGCCGCCTAGCTCTTTGCGACGAGCCAATAGATATTTCATGGACGGGTTTGATGCGTCTGGCTTGTAGTAAGGCGGTTCATATGGGTTAGCTTCGATAACTTCGTCGCTGATCGGAATCTTGCAACGATCACGCAGACCCTTAAGATCGTCGATAGCCAATTTCTTCATCTGGTGGGTGGCATTTCGACCGGCGAAATGGGAACCCAAGAAATAACCCTTAATGGTGTGCGCCAAAATAACGGTCGGGGCGCCAACAAACTCAACGGCTGCCTTATATGCGTTGAAGATTTTCACGTAGTCGTGACCACCTCGGCGCAGTGCCCAAATGTCGTCGTCGCTCCAGTCTTCGACCATCTTTAGGGTACGCGGGTCGCGTCCGAAGAAGTGTTCGCGAACATAGGCACCATCATTGGCTTTGAAGGTTTGATAATCACCATCGCGCGTCTCGTTCATTATTTTGACGAGAGCACCTTCACTGTCTTTAGCCAACAATTCATCCCAACCAGAGCCCCAAATCAATTTGATGACATTCCAGCCGGCACCCCTGAAGAATGCCTCTAGCTCTTGAATGATTTTGCCGTTACCTCGAACCGGGCCATCAAGTCGCTGCAGATTGCAGTTGACGACGATAGTCAGGTTATCTAACCCCTCGTTAGCAGCTAACTGTAAAGCGCCGCGAGCCTCGGGCTCATCCATCTCGCCATCACCACAGAACGCCCATACGTGCTGAAGGGACGTGTCTTGGATGCCGCGATTTTGTAAATATTTGTTAAACGATGCCTGGTAAATGGCATTTATTGGCCCTAATCCCATTGACACAGTCGGGAATTCCCAGAAGTCTTCCATCCGCCTCGGGTGGGGGTAGCTTGGCAGACCACGCCCGCCTTTAGGTCGTGAATACTCCTGGCGGAAACCGTCTAGATCATCCTCGCTGAGACGTCCTTCGAGATATGCGCGGGCATATTGACCTGGAGAAGAGTGGCCTTGGAAAAAGACTTGATCTCCCCCTCCGGGATGATCTTTGCCACGCCAGAAGTGGTTCAAGCCAACTTCGTAAAGGGTGGCTTGCGAGGCATAACTAGAAATATGGCCTCCGACTCCTACACCTGGACGCTGCTGGCGGTGAACCATAACTGCCGCATTCCAGCGTAACCAGTGACGGATGTCGCTTTCTGCTTTGATATCTCCGGGGTAAGGAACCTGGTTCTCTACCGGGATGGTGTTTACGAAATCAGTCGAAACTAGTGACGGCACCCCAATCTGGCTCTGCCTGGCATACTCGTTCAATTTGAGCATCACGAAGCGAGCACGGTTAAGCCCCTGAGTCTCGATCAACCCATCAAGAGACTCCAACCATTCAGCTGTCTCTTCAGGATTAGTGTCCGGCAAGTTTGTGGGTTGCCCATTTAGCAGGGGCCCAGGTTGCTGGCGAGGTATCACGCTTGCGTCCTTTCATCTGCCGGTTGCCGCCTCGATGCGACAGTTCCTCCGGCTATGCGTCACATCTCCATATTGACTCAACCAGACAAAAAAAGCGCAATCTAAGCAGGAATTAGTTCTATGCAACTATCGAGAGATTTCGGCAACCACGACAAATGAGCGTTTTGTAAGCGTTATGTTGAGTTCAGATCCGGTAGTTCATATCGACTTTGAAAGGCATTTCTATGAAACTTCGCGAAGACGCTAAGTGGTCAATGGTTATCCCAACTTCTATGGGTGTTCGCATTTGCCCTGAGGATGGGCAGCCAGTACACACTGCCACTCGTTTCACAATGCAGGTCACTTCAGCCGAGTCGAATGTCGGCTCAGTAGCTAGCTACCTTGGCCAGCC from Vaginimicrobium propionicum encodes the following:
- a CDS encoding IS3 family transposase (programmed frameshift); this translates as MAGVGKTRRSFTPEYREEAARLVVDTGRPIAHVARELGLGEQLLGKWVRKYRQEQGNEPTGELSVDERVELKRLRREVQELKKDNAFFGKSSSLLRVEATTCERFELMEQEKANFEITRMARLLEVSRSGYYAWVKRRKTGPSPRAQKQAILDQKVREFHADSDGVYGAPRITADFHAEGTQVNVKTVAASMRRQGLEGISPRGFTPVTTIPGIPTHAIFDRVKRVWDTGKLNTVWISDITYLRTGEGWLYLCVVRDGCSRRVLGWAMDSHQDADLVERALVMAKTLRGDFPGRVVFHADRGTQYTSEQLHKATKRLSIDQSMGRTGVCYDNAMAESFWSTLKNEFYNRFTWPTRADARQGVARWIEVTYNRTRRHSSIGYLRPVEYETNLEKQEQTHQQPQAA
- a CDS encoding DUF2283 domain-containing protein produces the protein MICWDIAYDANAAYARLNHGDVSSTKELAPGVLVDIDSNGEPVGLELLDLRINLSFELLVNQCGLSEELALALCNPGQPTLFIQSVSVGRQGAILREPALA
- a CDS encoding Hsp20/alpha crystallin family protein → MTTSYNPFREMDRMFNLMSRPASSDRTMPMDLIRDGDQFIVKMDLPGVNSETIDIDVDDRTLTVRAERAEQVVETDKENHQWLSRERSYGSYARQLTLGIGLDLANIAADYTDGVLTITIPVAEEAKPRKIKVTSNSAGKPLSASAE
- a CDS encoding DUF3052 domain-containing protein, producing MSLKPGLIVQELGWDEDVDEDLRDEIMDAIDADLIEDAFEAVDIVLLWMRDDVDVVDSLVDALRDLTDEGYIWLMTPKFGRQGYVDQADLQEGANTAGLSLTTTIDVSPDWQGRKVVRPKSKR
- the aceE gene encoding pyruvate dehydrogenase (acetyl-transferring), homodimeric type yields the protein MIPRQQPGPLLNGQPTNLPDTNPEETAEWLESLDGLIETQGLNRARFVMLKLNEYARQSQIGVPSLVSTDFVNTIPVENQVPYPGDIKAESDIRHWLRWNAAVMVHRQQRPGVGVGGHISSYASQATLYEVGLNHFWRGKDHPGGGDQVFFQGHSSPGQYARAYLEGRLSEDDLDGFRQEYSRPKGGRGLPSYPHPRRMEDFWEFPTVSMGLGPINAIYQASFNKYLQNRGIQDTSLQHVWAFCGDGEMDEPEARGALQLAANEGLDNLTIVVNCNLQRLDGPVRGNGKIIQELEAFFRGAGWNVIKLIWGSGWDELLAKDSEGALVKIMNETRDGDYQTFKANDGAYVREHFFGRDPRTLKMVEDWSDDDIWALRRGGHDYVKIFNAYKAAVEFVGAPTVILAHTIKGYFLGSHFAGRNATHQMKKLAIDDLKGLRDRCKIPISDEVIEANPYEPPYYKPDASNPSMKYLLARRKELGGFLPERRGDRNKLHLPDDKSYAKSRKGSGNQKVATTMAFVRLLKDLLRDKNFAPYVVPIIPDEARTFGMDSFFPTIKIYNPNGQQYTPVDHDLMLSYRESTNGQIMHTGLNEAGSVAAYIAAGTSYATHNQPMVPMYIFYSMFGYQRTGDLMWAAADQLARGFYLGATAGKTTLTGEGTQHMDGHSHMLTLTNEGIISYDPAYGYETSYIVQDGLRRMYGDNPENISYYITMYNEPMVQPAQPENVDVEGILKGIYLVSEGSMEGVNPDARRAQILASGVGVPWALEAQKLLKRDWGVVADVWSVTSWSELRRDGVRCDEHKWLKPNDEAQVAFLTRKLQGRPGPAIAVSDYMRAVQDMVREWVPMDYYTLGADGFGFSDTRLAARRHLHIDGASITVRTLDALADRGELPRQWAIDAAQRYHLDDVNATDTGLNEEK